One Terriglobia bacterium genomic window carries:
- a CDS encoding glycoside hydrolase family 27 protein has product MAPKPGLKLMVISSAILFLFLACASPAARAQELAATPPMGWNSWNHYACKVSDAIVREQARAMAANGMKAAGYEYINIDDCWQGKRDAKGIIHPNDRFPDMKALGDYIHSLGLKFGIYSSPGPKTCAKYEGSYHHEKQDAETYASWGVDYLKYDWCSARTVYKPSDMPAAYKKMHEALVATGRPIVYSLCQYGMDRVWRWGPSVGGNLWRTTDDIEDNYARMAFIGFGQEGLAKFAGPGHWNDPDMLEVGNGHMSADEYRTHMSLWCILAAPLISGNDLASMSQETLATLTNPEVIAVDQDPAGTEGYRVSQEGPLQVWVKPLADDSKAVGLFNAGESPMPVTIRFKDIGLSGEVSVRDLWERKDLGGFSGSYSARVPRHGVVMVRLKSGS; this is encoded by the coding sequence ATGGCGCCGAAGCCAGGCCTGAAGCTGATGGTCATCTCGTCCGCAATTCTATTTTTATTCCTGGCGTGCGCAAGCCCCGCAGCGCGAGCTCAAGAGCTGGCTGCTACTCCGCCCATGGGCTGGAACAGTTGGAACCATTATGCCTGCAAAGTGAGCGATGCGATTGTCCGCGAGCAGGCCCGCGCCATGGCCGCCAACGGCATGAAGGCCGCGGGCTACGAATACATCAACATCGATGACTGCTGGCAGGGCAAGCGCGACGCCAAAGGAATCATACATCCGAACGACCGCTTCCCGGATATGAAAGCGCTCGGCGATTACATCCACAGCCTGGGCCTGAAGTTCGGCATCTATTCCTCGCCCGGCCCCAAGACTTGCGCAAAGTACGAAGGCAGCTACCATCACGAGAAGCAGGACGCTGAAACCTACGCGTCCTGGGGCGTGGATTATCTGAAGTACGACTGGTGCAGCGCCCGGACTGTTTACAAGCCGTCCGATATGCCCGCCGCCTACAAGAAGATGCACGAGGCGCTCGTGGCAACCGGCCGGCCGATTGTCTACAGCCTGTGCCAGTACGGAATGGACCGCGTGTGGCGCTGGGGACCGTCGGTTGGCGGCAATCTTTGGCGGACCACGGATGACATCGAGGACAATTACGCGCGCATGGCGTTCATCGGTTTTGGGCAGGAGGGTCTCGCCAAATTCGCCGGCCCGGGCCATTGGAACGATCCCGACATGCTCGAGGTGGGCAACGGGCATATGAGCGCGGATGAATACCGCACCCACATGAGCCTGTGGTGCATCCTGGCGGCGCCGCTGATTTCCGGCAATGACCTCGCCAGCATGTCGCAGGAAACCCTCGCTACGCTGACCAATCCGGAAGTGATTGCCGTGGACCAGGACCCGGCTGGAACTGAGGGTTACCGTGTGTCGCAGGAAGGTCCGTTGCAGGTGTGGGTTAAGCCGCTGGCCGACGACAGCAAGGCGGTGGGGCTTTTTAATGCGGGCGAATCGCCCATGCCGGTCACCATCCGCTTCAAGGACATCGGACTCAGCGGCGAAGTTTCGGTGCGTGACCTGTGGGAGCGGAAGGACCTGGGCGGCTTCAGTGGAAGCTACTCGGCCAGGGTCCCGCGGCACGGCGTCGTGATGGTCAGGCTAAAATCAGGGAGTTAG
- a CDS encoding nicotinate phosphoribosyltransferase — protein MDPIFPTRALLVDLYELTMAAGYFEHAMDFQATFELFVRSLPAERSFLVAAGVDDALDYLESLRFSDDDIAYLRGLALFRALPEDFFEYLRTFRFEGDVAGVPEGTVVFAEEPILQLTAPVAAAQIVETYLLSVINFETLVASKAARVVHAAAGRSVLEFGTRRAQGPEAGLRAARAAYLGGCDATSNAEAGRLYGIPVAGTAAHSWTQAFPSERESFEALLEVFPDTGVLLIDTYDDLAGAETAASLGRKFSAVRLDSGDLIEKSRKVRAILDEHGLRDVKIIASGDLNEDRIEKLVEAGAPINSFGVGTDLATSRDVPALSVVYKLVEIDRGGQVEYKAKFSEEKVYCPGRKQVFRFSHEGKYHHDVIARFGETYADGEPLLQPLMRNGRRLEARRSASSIRETVLAGLGRLPAPYRRLRGAPDYPVEKSRALLELHEQVRSQYVTARKPAGAPRSS, from the coding sequence ATGGACCCTATATTCCCAACCCGGGCTTTGCTGGTCGATCTTTACGAACTCACCATGGCGGCGGGGTATTTCGAGCACGCCATGGATTTCCAGGCCACCTTCGAACTGTTTGTCCGTTCCCTGCCCGCCGAACGGTCCTTCCTGGTTGCGGCAGGAGTGGATGATGCGCTCGATTATCTCGAAAGCCTGCGCTTCTCCGACGATGACATCGCCTACCTCCGCGGTCTCGCGCTCTTCCGGGCGTTACCGGAAGATTTCTTCGAATACTTAAGAACGTTCCGTTTTGAAGGGGACGTTGCGGGCGTTCCGGAAGGCACTGTCGTTTTCGCCGAAGAACCCATCCTGCAATTGACGGCGCCGGTGGCGGCTGCGCAAATCGTCGAGACCTACCTGCTTTCCGTCATCAACTTTGAAACACTCGTGGCCTCAAAAGCCGCGCGCGTAGTGCATGCCGCCGCGGGACGCAGCGTGCTGGAATTCGGAACACGCCGCGCGCAGGGGCCGGAAGCCGGCCTGCGGGCCGCCCGCGCCGCTTATCTTGGCGGCTGCGACGCCACCTCCAACGCGGAAGCCGGCCGTCTCTATGGCATTCCCGTCGCCGGAACGGCAGCCCACTCCTGGACGCAGGCTTTTCCCTCTGAGCGTGAAAGCTTTGAGGCACTGCTCGAAGTCTTCCCGGACACCGGCGTGCTGCTGATCGATACTTACGATGATCTGGCAGGCGCGGAAACGGCGGCATCGCTCGGCAGAAAATTCAGCGCCGTGCGGCTTGACAGTGGAGACTTGATCGAGAAGAGCCGCAAGGTCCGCGCCATCCTTGACGAGCATGGGCTCCGTGACGTAAAGATCATCGCCAGCGGCGATCTGAACGAAGACCGGATTGAAAAGCTGGTTGAAGCGGGAGCGCCCATCAACTCCTTCGGCGTCGGCACGGACCTTGCAACCTCGCGCGACGTGCCGGCGCTGAGCGTGGTTTACAAGCTGGTGGAGATAGACCGCGGCGGTCAGGTGGAATACAAGGCCAAGTTCAGCGAAGAGAAAGTCTACTGCCCGGGACGCAAGCAGGTCTTCCGCTTCAGCCATGAGGGCAAATACCATCACGACGTCATCGCGCGCTTCGGCGAGACTTACGCGGACGGCGAGCCTCTGCTCCAGCCGCTGATGCGCAACGGGCGCCGTCTCGAGGCGCGGCGCAGCGCGTCGTCAATCCGCGAAACGGTGCTGGCCGGTCTGGGCCGGCTTCCAGCGCCATACCGACGGCTGCGCGGTGCTCCCGACTATCCCGTAGAGAAGAGCCGCGCACTCCTCGAACTGCACGAGCAGGTGCGCAGCCAGTACGTGACGGCACGCAAGCCTGCTGGCGCGCCGCGATCAAGCTGA
- a CDS encoding cysteine hydrolase, with product MALPLALFDVDTQIDFMEPAGKLYVPHAEDIIPNLVRLMAYARERNIPVISSADAHAPDDPEFKVWPPHCVAGTRGQQHIKETFLPGALTVSMGSGPFIPPEKWPPQIILEKDVYETTANPNFDGILQALGPRRYIVFGVATEYCVRADVLALRERNKPVALVVDAIKAISEEGGRKALDEMAAAGVELVTTADVCK from the coding sequence ATGGCACTGCCTCTGGCCCTCTTTGATGTTGATACCCAAATTGACTTTATGGAGCCGGCAGGGAAGCTTTACGTTCCGCACGCAGAAGACATCATTCCCAATCTGGTCCGCTTGATGGCGTACGCGCGCGAAAGGAATATTCCTGTAATCTCCTCCGCTGATGCTCACGCACCCGACGATCCCGAATTCAAAGTGTGGCCGCCCCACTGCGTTGCCGGCACGCGCGGCCAGCAGCACATCAAGGAAACCTTTCTGCCCGGAGCCCTGACTGTTTCGATGGGCTCCGGGCCTTTCATTCCGCCTGAGAAGTGGCCGCCGCAGATCATTCTCGAAAAGGATGTCTATGAGACCACGGCAAACCCGAATTTTGACGGCATTCTGCAGGCCCTGGGTCCGCGCCGCTATATCGTCTTTGGCGTTGCCACGGAGTATTGCGTGCGCGCCGACGTGCTCGCGCTGCGAGAACGCAACAAACCCGTCGCGCTGGTCGTGGACGCAATCAAAGCGATCAGCGAGGAAGGCGGGCGCAAGGCGCTTGACGAAATGGCCGCCGCCGGAGTCGAACTGGTGACGACCGCCGACGTGTGCAAGTGA
- a CDS encoding amino acid permease translates to MASQLNHVSQKAEVRSLPREIGLLGSTTIVVGTIIGSGIFLVPHNVAMEVGSVFSLYLVWIVGGALALAGALSLAELGAAMPEAGGIYIYLREAYGKLLAFLYGWGSLLVIDAGSAATLGVAFGIYASGFVPLTSLEQKVLAGLVIAVLTAINILGVKKGTAVQTIFTIAKVGGLVIIIGCAIFLPPLTPAAAAHPLPTPHTTLSTFGVALVGVLWAYQGWHQLSYTAGEVKNPSKYLPLGFFLGTTIIIVVYLAANAAYLRVLPMPVMAEHQRVAATAMEFLIGPRGARFVSALILCSIFGALNGTILTSPRVYYAMAKDGVFFRMVARVHPKFQTPAVALIVLGAWSTVLAVSGSFEELYTYVIFAMWIFSAAAIAGVIILRRRLPDLDRPYRVWGYPVLPIAFILAALAIVANTMMTKPLESALGLAIILAGVPLYYAWRYWGGAGGRSLE, encoded by the coding sequence ATGGCTTCACAACTGAATCACGTGTCCCAAAAGGCTGAAGTTCGGAGCTTGCCGCGCGAAATCGGCCTCCTGGGTTCCACAACGATTGTGGTGGGCACCATCATCGGTTCGGGAATTTTCCTGGTGCCGCACAACGTCGCCATGGAGGTGGGAAGCGTCTTCAGCCTCTACCTGGTTTGGATTGTGGGCGGCGCGCTGGCGTTGGCCGGGGCGTTGTCACTGGCGGAACTGGGCGCTGCGATGCCGGAAGCCGGAGGCATTTACATCTACCTGCGCGAAGCCTACGGCAAACTGCTCGCCTTTCTTTACGGCTGGGGATCACTGCTGGTGATTGACGCCGGTTCCGCCGCCACGCTGGGCGTCGCCTTTGGAATCTATGCTTCGGGTTTTGTGCCGCTCACTTCGCTCGAGCAGAAAGTTCTGGCGGGGCTGGTGATTGCGGTGCTCACCGCGATCAACATTCTGGGTGTGAAAAAGGGCACGGCGGTGCAGACCATCTTCACCATCGCCAAGGTCGGCGGGCTGGTCATCATCATAGGCTGCGCGATTTTTCTGCCGCCGCTGACCCCCGCCGCAGCGGCCCATCCGCTTCCCACGCCCCACACGACGCTCAGCACGTTTGGCGTCGCGCTGGTCGGGGTCTTATGGGCCTACCAGGGCTGGCACCAGCTTTCTTACACGGCGGGCGAGGTGAAGAACCCGTCAAAATACCTTCCCCTCGGGTTTTTCCTTGGGACCACTATCATCATCGTCGTCTATCTGGCTGCCAACGCAGCCTATCTGCGCGTCCTGCCCATGCCGGTGATGGCGGAGCATCAGCGGGTGGCGGCAACCGCCATGGAGTTCCTGATCGGCCCGCGAGGCGCGCGGTTTGTCTCAGCGCTGATCCTGTGCTCGATTTTTGGGGCGTTGAATGGGACCATCCTGACATCACCGCGGGTCTATTACGCGATGGCGAAGGATGGCGTGTTCTTCCGGATGGTGGCCCGCGTTCATCCGAAATTCCAGACGCCCGCCGTCGCCCTCATTGTGCTGGGAGCATGGTCAACCGTTCTGGCCGTCAGCGGATCGTTTGAGGAACTTTACACGTACGTGATCTTTGCCATGTGGATCTTTTCGGCGGCGGCGATTGCCGGTGTGATCATCCTGCGACGGCGCCTGCCTGATCTCGATCGTCCTTACCGCGTCTGGGGATATCCGGTGCTGCCCATCGCCTTCATCCTTGCCGCCCTGGCCATCGTGGCCAATACGATGATGACCAAGCCGCTGGAATCCGCGCTGGGACTGGCCATTATTCTGGCGGGCGTCCCGCTCTACTACGCCTGGAGATACTGGGGCGGAGCAGGGGGTCGCTCGCTCGAATAA
- a CDS encoding SDR family oxidoreductase, producing the protein MNFIPDRFRGQCVLVVGGAQGIGKGIAVRLAREGASVMIGDIDRDMMARTEREISEAGGSIRTVSCDVRRKRDVQRMVAQTLSWQGRLDVLMYVAGVGKLVPFTKTDEKHWDWIVDINLKGAYLVAREVAPHMVRQRKGKMVFMASTNSWDAEAELAPYNASKAGLFLLAKTLARELGHCGINSNAIGPGLIRTRLTAPILKDKKFMSKYKDLIPVGRLGEPEDIAGPAAFLASSDADYINGVLLFVDGGQLA; encoded by the coding sequence ATGAATTTTATTCCCGATCGCTTTCGCGGCCAATGCGTCCTGGTGGTGGGAGGCGCGCAAGGCATCGGCAAGGGCATCGCCGTGCGCCTGGCGCGTGAAGGCGCCAGCGTGATGATTGGAGACATCGACCGTGACATGATGGCCCGGACGGAGCGCGAAATCTCCGAAGCAGGCGGCTCTATTCGCACCGTGAGCTGCGACGTCCGCCGCAAGCGCGACGTGCAGCGGATGGTGGCACAAACGCTGAGCTGGCAGGGCCGCCTTGACGTTCTGATGTACGTCGCCGGAGTCGGCAAGCTGGTCCCATTTACAAAGACGGATGAGAAACACTGGGACTGGATCGTGGACATCAATCTGAAGGGCGCGTACCTGGTGGCGCGCGAGGTGGCCCCGCACATGGTCCGCCAGCGCAAAGGGAAAATGGTTTTCATGGCCTCCACGAATAGCTGGGACGCCGAGGCCGAGCTTGCTCCTTACAACGCCTCCAAGGCCGGCCTGTTTCTGCTGGCCAAAACGCTGGCGCGCGAACTGGGGCATTGCGGAATCAATTCCAATGCCATCGGGCCGGGCCTCATTCGCACCCGCCTCACAGCCCCTATCCTGAAAGACAAGAAATTCATGAGCAAGTATAAGGACCTGATTCCCGTCGGGCGGCTCGGCGAGCCGGAGGATATCGCGGGTCCGGCGGCTTTTCTCGCGTCTTCGGACGCGGATTACATCAACGGAGTTCTGTTGTTCGTCGACGGCGGCCAGCTCGCCTGA
- a CDS encoding RidA family protein — MRKVVKSKKAPRPRGPYSPAIVSGGFVFVAGQAAINPETDEMELGDIQAETRRTLENIKAILEAAGSSLKDVVRVGVFLSDMKNFAAMNEVYKEYFPTDPPARTTVGVSMPKIKVEIDCIAQLSKSRKRK; from the coding sequence ATGCGCAAAGTGGTCAAAAGCAAGAAGGCACCTCGGCCTCGCGGTCCCTATTCTCCGGCCATCGTGTCGGGAGGCTTTGTTTTCGTCGCGGGCCAGGCGGCCATCAATCCCGAGACCGATGAGATGGAACTCGGAGACATTCAGGCGGAAACCCGGCGCACGCTGGAGAACATCAAGGCGATTCTCGAAGCCGCCGGAAGCTCCCTGAAAGATGTTGTCCGCGTCGGGGTCTTTCTTTCCGACATGAAAAATTTCGCCGCCATGAATGAAGTCTACAAGGAGTATTTTCCCACCGACCCGCCGGCCCGCACCACGGTCGGCGTCAGCATGCCGAAAATCAAGGTGGAAATCGACTGCATCGCACAGCTCAGCAAGTCCCGCAAACGAAAATAA